A window of Primulina huaijiensis isolate GDHJ02 chromosome 9, ASM1229523v2, whole genome shotgun sequence contains these coding sequences:
- the LOC140984865 gene encoding uncharacterized protein, which yields MASLASTLPAPPFAAANLRRPAASPTPTINAFHSTPRAIGMRLVLKINQTPLTIDSTGCLKKFRISCTAAQPETLQIVQSTIAKQLQVEEGTVTPDTKFIDLGADSLDTVEIMMALEEQFCVSIGESGAENIATVQDAADLIEKVKAAAA from the coding sequence ATGGCTTCACTAGCGTCAACTCTGCCAGCTCCACCCTTCGCCGCCGCCAACCTCCGCCGTCCTGCTGCCTCACCCACACCCACCATCAACGCTTTTCACAGCACTCCAAGAGCTATCGGGATGAGGCTCGTGCTTAAAATTAACCAAACCCCGTTAACTATTGATTCAACTGGTTGTCtcaaaaaatttagaatttcATGCACCGCCGCGCAACCCGAAACTCTGCAGATCGTTCAGAGCACGATCGCGAAGCAACTGCAGGTGGAGGAGGGGACGGTGACGCCGGACACGAAATTCATCGATCTGGGTGCGGATTCATTGGACACGGTGGAGATCATGATGGCCCTTGAGGAGCAATTCTGTGTTTCGATCGGAGAAAGTGGAGCAGAGAACATCGCCACCGTTCAAGATGCGGCGGATTTGATCGAGAAAGTGAAGGCAGCTGCAGCATAA
- the LOC140984864 gene encoding pirin-like protein — MQESIKSQKIHSVIQTQDFSEMSNVVRQPRPLLRKLHARPQQEGVGATVRRSIGRSELKYFDPFLVLDEFSVTAPAGFPDHPHRGFETVTYMLQGAVIHEDFEGHEGIIEAGDLQWMTAGRGIVHSEMPVPEGTQKGLQLWINLPSTYKMTEPRYQELSKEDVSEATKDGVMVRVIAGEALGVQSPIYTVTPTMYLDFTLNPGARIRQPIPYSFNAFVYVLEGDGVFGSSRSSPVSAHNLVLLGSGDGLDAWNKSTRSLRFILVGGEPLEEPVVQYGPFVMNTQEQIDEAIEDFENYTNGFEKARYWSSKSSSGFGH, encoded by the exons ATGCAAGAATCCATAAAGTCCCAAAAAATTCACTCTGTTATACAAACACAAGATTTTTCGGAAATGTCCAATGTTGTGAGACAGCCTCGGCCACTGCTCAGAAAACTCCACGCCAGACCTCAACAAGAAGGCGTCGGGGCTACTGTAAGAAGAAGCATCGGAAG GTCTGAGCTGAAATATTTTGACCCCTTTCTTGTTCTGGATGAATTCTCAG TTACTGCTCCAGCTGGATTCCCTGATCATCCACACAGAG GATTCGAGACTGTCACCTACATGCTCCAG GGAGCGGTGATACATGAAGATTTTGAAGGACATGAAGGGATAATAGAAGCTGGAGACTTGCAATGGATGACTGCAGGGAGAGGAATAGTCCATTCAGAAATGCCTGTGCCTGAGGGCACTCAAAAGGGTTTGCAGTTGTGGATTAATCTCCCTTCCACGTATAAAAT GACTGAGCCACGTTACCAAGAACTGAGCAAAGAGGATGTTTCTGAAGCCACAAAAGATGGTGTCATGGTCCGAGTTATAGCCGGAGAGGCATTAGGAGTCCAGTCGCCAATATACACTGTAACCCCtacaatgtatctggatttcacCCTCAATCCCGGGGCTCGAATCAGACAACCCATACCTTATTCTTTTAATGCATTTGTGTACGTTTTGGAGGGTGATGGTGTATTCGGAAGTTCACGATCTTCGCCCGTGTCGGCCCATAACCTTGTTCTTCTAGGCTCAGGTGATGGCTTGGATGCATGGAACAAATCCACAAGATCCCTTAGGTTTATTTTGGTTGGAGGTGAGCCATTGGAAGAGCCAGTTGTGCAATATGGACCATTTGTGATGAATACTCAAGAACAAATTGACGAAGCTATTGAAGATTTTGAGAATTATACCAATGGATTTGAGAAAGCCAGATATTGGAGTTCTAAATCCTCTTCTGGTTTTGGCCATTGA
- the LOC140984733 gene encoding putative MO25-like protein At5g47540 codes for MPAESHSLSKGKEISVAANKERKKDGKPMKRSGSSLNFKKLVPKILRSASMKNLFKSKKPRTPVDVVRNTRSLLLYLDSATDTAGKPKRDEKLEQLDSLIRELKSILYGIDDSEPVAEACAQLTQEFFHEDTLRLLIQTLPKLNFETRKDATQIVANLQRQPVQSRLIASEYLEANLDLMDQLITGYDDPVNALHFGGMLRESIRHQVVARYVLKSEHLKKFFDYVQLPNFDVASDAAATFKELLTRHKSTVSEFLTINYRWFFVEFNSKLLESTNYMTRRYAIKLLGDILLDRSNSNVMIRYVSSKDNLRVQMNLLRESQKNIQIDAFHVFKLFVANQCKPADIINILCANRSKLLRFFDGFAIEKEDEMFESDKAQVIKEIEELQPTTPITCSGELFKPIAV; via the exons ATGCCGGCAGAATCTCATTCCCTTTCCAAGGGGAAAGAGATTTCTGTGGCTGCGAACAAGGAGAGGAAGAAAGATGGCAAGCCGATGAAGAGGTCGGGTTCTTCTTTGAATTTTAAGAAGCTTGTTCCCAAGATTCTGCGCAGCGCTTCCATGAAGAATCTGTTCAAATCCAAGAAACCTCGGACTCCTGTCGATGTCGTGCGTAACACCAGGTCTTTGCTCTTGTATCTTGATTCTGCCACCGATACAGCCGGCAAGCCTAAACGAGATGAAAAG TTGGAGCAATTAGATTCTCTTATCAGGGAGCTTAAGTCAATTCTGTACGGTATTGATGATTCTGAACCCGTCGCAGAAGCCTGTGCCCAATTGACTCAAGAGTTCTTCCACGAAGATACCCTTCGTCTCCTCATTCAGACTCTCCCAAAATTGAACTTTGAG ACACGCAAAGATGCGACTCAAATCGTTGCAAATTTGCAGAGACAACCGGTTCAGTCACGGTTGATTGCTTCTGAATACTTGGAAGCCAATCTCGATCTTATGGATCAGCTGATAACTGG TTATGACGATCCTGTAAATGCCTTGCATTTTGGAGGAATGCTGAGGGAGTCAATACGACATCAAGTCGTCGCCAG ATACGTTTTAAAATCTGAGCATTTGAAGAAGTTTTTCGACTACGTGCAACTACCAAATTTCGATGTTGCTTCAGATGCCGCAGCAACCTTTAAG GAGCTTCTTACAAGGCATAAGTCCACAGTTTCAGAATTTCTTACCATAAACTACCGCTGG tttttcgttgaattcaatTCTAAGTTGCTGGAATCCACAAATTACATGACAAGAAGATATGCTATCAAG CTATTAGGAGATATTCTGCTGGATCGTTCGAACTCTAACGTGATGATACGTTATGTCAGCTCTAAAGATAACCTGAGagtccaaatgaatcttttGAGG GAATCACAGAAGAACATACAGATTGATGCCTTCCATGTTTTCAAG CTTTTCGTGGCTAACCAATGCAAACCCGCTGATATTATCAACATTCTATGCGCAAACAGAAGTAAACTTCTACGCTTCTTCGATGGATTCGCCATTGAAAAGG AGGATGAGATGTTTGAATCAGACAAAGCTCAAGTCATTAAAGAAATTGAAGAACTTCAGCCAACAACACCAATTACGTGCTCGGGGGAATTGTTCAAACCCATTGCAGTGTAA